In one Zalophus californianus isolate mZalCal1 chromosome 10, mZalCal1.pri.v2, whole genome shotgun sequence genomic region, the following are encoded:
- the SH2B2 gene encoding SH2B adapter protein 2 isoform X3 codes for MNGPAPGPAAAPAPAPVPDWRQFCELHAQAAAVDFAHKFCRFLRDNPAYDTPDAGASFSRHFAANFLDVFGEEVRRVLVAGPAPRGAAEPPDAMEPEPAGPAAIKAAAYGHSRSSEDVSTQAAAKARVRKGFSLRNMSLCVVDGVRDMWHRRASPEPDAGAGPRAAEPPAEPRDKWTRRLRLSRTLAAKVELVDIQREGALRFMVADDAAAGPGGTAQWQKCRLLLRRAVAGERFRLEFFVPPKASRPKVSIPLSAIIEVRTTMPLEMPEKDNTFVLKVENGAEYILETIDSLQKHSWVADIQGCVDPGDSEEDAELSCTRGGCLASRVASCSCELLTDAADLPRPPETTAAVVTAPHSRARDGVGESLVHVPLETFLETLESSGGGGRDSNNTGEEGAELEPEAEPELELSDYPWFHGTLSRVRAAQLVLAGGPRSHGLFVIRQSETRPGEYVLTFNFQGKAKHLRLSLNSHGQCHVQHLWFQSVLDMLRHFHTHPIPLESGGSADITLRSYVRAQGPAPAPGPSASAAPAPPACWSEPAGQHYFSSLAAAACPPASPSEAGGASSSSASSSSAASAPAAPRPADGPLSARSRSNSAERLLEAGGGGADEPPEAAPGEGARGHTRAVENQYSFY; via the exons ATGAATGgtcccgcccccggccccgccgccgcccccgcccccgccccggtccCCGACTGGCGGCAGTTCTGCGAGCTGCACGCGCAGGCGGCCGCCGTGGACTTCGCGCACAAGTTCTGCCGCTTTCTGCGGGACAACCCGGCCTACGACACGCCCGACGCCGGGGCCTCCTTCTCCCGCCACTTCGCCGCCAACTTCCTGGACGTCTTCGGCGAGGAGGTGCGCCGCGTGCTGGTGGCCGGGCCCGCGCCGCGGGGGGCAGCTGAGCCCCCCGACGCCATGGAGCCGGAGCCGGCGGGGCCCGCGGCGATCAAGGCGGCCGCCTACGGCCACTCGCGGAGCTCGGAGGACGTGTCGACGCAGGCGGCGGCCAAGGCCCGCGTCCGCAAGGGCTTCTCGCTGCGCAACATGAGCCTGTGCGTGGTAGACGGTGTGCGCGACATGTGGCACCGGCGCGCCTCGCCCGAGCCCGACGCGGGCGCCGGCCCGCGGGCCGCCGAGCCCCCTGCCGAGCCGCGCGACAAGTGGACGCGGCGCCTGCGGCTGTCGCGGACGCTGGCGGCCAAGGTGGAGCTGGTGGACATCCAACGCGAGGGCGCGCTGCGCTTTATGGTGGCGGACGACGCGGCCGCGGGCCCGGGCGGCACGGCCCAATGGCAGAAGTGTCGGCTGCTCCTGCGCAGGGCGGTGGCCGGCGAGCGCTTCCGGCTCGAGTTCTTCGTGCCGCCCAAG GCCTCCAGGCCCAAGGTCAGCATCCCTCTCTCGGCCATCATCGAGGTCCGCACGACTATGCCCCTGGAGATGCCAGAAAAAGACAATACGTTTGTGCTCAAG gtcgAGAACGGAGCTGAGTATATCCTGGAGACCATTGACTCACTGCAGAAGCACTCATGGGTGGCTGATATCCAGGGCTGCGTGGACCCCGG GGACAGTGAGGAAGACGCCGAGCTGTCCTGCACCCGGGGAGGCTGCCTGGCCAGCCGAGTGGCCTCCTGCAGCTGTGAGCTGCTGACAGACG CAGCGGACCTGCCCCGGCCCCCAGAGACAACAGCAGCCGTGGTGACAGCGCCACACAGCAGAGCCCGCGATGGCGTTGGGGAGTCCCTGGTCCATGTCCCGCTGGAGACCTTCCTGGAGACACTGGAGTCCTCGGGTGGCGGCGGCAGGGACAGCAATAATACAG gggaggagggagcggaGCTGGAGCCGGAGGCTGAGCCTGAGCTGGAGCTCTCGGACTACCCCTGGTTCCACGGGACGTTGTCACGGGTGAGGGCAGCTCAGCTGGTGCTAGCAGGCGGGCCCCGGAGCCACGGCCTCTTCGTGATCCGCCAGAGTGAGACTCGGCCTGGGGAGTACGTGCTGACCTTCAACTTCCAGGGCAAGGCCAAG CACCTGCGCCTGTCCTTGAATAGCCACGGGCAGTGCCACGTACAGCACCTGTGGTTCCAGTCCGTGCTTGACATGCTGCGCCACTTCCACACCCACCCGATCCCACTGGAGTCCGGCGGCTCTGCAGATATCACCCTCCGCAGCTATGTGCGGGCCCAGGGCCCCGCACCCG CCCCGGGGCCCTCGGCCAGCGCCGCGCCCGCGCCCCCCGCCTGCTGGAGCGAGCCGGCCGGCCAGCACTACTTCTCCAGCCTGGCCGCGGCCGCCTGCCCGCCCGCCTCGCCCTCGGAGGCGGGCGGCGCCTCGTCCTCGTCCGCCTCGTCGTCCTCGGCCGCGTCCGCGCCggccgccccgcgccccgccgaCGGCCCGCTGAGCGCGCGCAGCCGCAGCAACAGCGCCGAGCGCCTCCTGGAGGCGGGGGGCGGCGGCGCCGACGAGCCCCCGGAGGCCGCGCCGGGCGAAGGAGCGCGGGGCCACACGCGCGCCGTCGAGAACCAGTATTCCTTCTACTAG
- the SH2B2 gene encoding SH2B adapter protein 2 isoform X1 has protein sequence MTAHRQSSTHYPEPAAGGCDGTGAMNGPAPGPAAAPAPAPVPDWRQFCELHAQAAAVDFAHKFCRFLRDNPAYDTPDAGASFSRHFAANFLDVFGEEVRRVLVAGPAPRGAAEPPDAMEPEPAGPAAIKAAAYGHSRSSEDVSTQAAAKARVRKGFSLRNMSLCVVDGVRDMWHRRASPEPDAGAGPRAAEPPAEPRDKWTRRLRLSRTLAAKVELVDIQREGALRFMVADDAAAGPGGTAQWQKCRLLLRRAVAGERFRLEFFVPPKASRPKVSIPLSAIIEVRTTMPLEMPEKDNTFVLKVENGAEYILETIDSLQKHSWVADIQGCVDPGDSEEDAELSCTRGGCLASRVASCSCELLTDAADLPRPPETTAAVVTAPHSRARDGVGESLVHVPLETFLETLESSGGGGRDSNNTGEEGAELEPEAEPELELSDYPWFHGTLSRVRAAQLVLAGGPRSHGLFVIRQSETRPGEYVLTFNFQGKAKHLRLSLNSHGQCHVQHLWFQSVLDMLRHFHTHPIPLESGGSADITLRSYVRAQGPAPAPGPSASAAPAPPACWSEPAGQHYFSSLAAAACPPASPSEAGGASSSSASSSSAASAPAAPRPADGPLSARSRSNSAERLLEAGGGGADEPPEAAPGEGARGHTRAVENQYSFY, from the exons CCGCAGGGGGCTGCGATGGGACGGGAGCCATGAATGgtcccgcccccggccccgccgccgcccccgcccccgccccggtccCCGACTGGCGGCAGTTCTGCGAGCTGCACGCGCAGGCGGCCGCCGTGGACTTCGCGCACAAGTTCTGCCGCTTTCTGCGGGACAACCCGGCCTACGACACGCCCGACGCCGGGGCCTCCTTCTCCCGCCACTTCGCCGCCAACTTCCTGGACGTCTTCGGCGAGGAGGTGCGCCGCGTGCTGGTGGCCGGGCCCGCGCCGCGGGGGGCAGCTGAGCCCCCCGACGCCATGGAGCCGGAGCCGGCGGGGCCCGCGGCGATCAAGGCGGCCGCCTACGGCCACTCGCGGAGCTCGGAGGACGTGTCGACGCAGGCGGCGGCCAAGGCCCGCGTCCGCAAGGGCTTCTCGCTGCGCAACATGAGCCTGTGCGTGGTAGACGGTGTGCGCGACATGTGGCACCGGCGCGCCTCGCCCGAGCCCGACGCGGGCGCCGGCCCGCGGGCCGCCGAGCCCCCTGCCGAGCCGCGCGACAAGTGGACGCGGCGCCTGCGGCTGTCGCGGACGCTGGCGGCCAAGGTGGAGCTGGTGGACATCCAACGCGAGGGCGCGCTGCGCTTTATGGTGGCGGACGACGCGGCCGCGGGCCCGGGCGGCACGGCCCAATGGCAGAAGTGTCGGCTGCTCCTGCGCAGGGCGGTGGCCGGCGAGCGCTTCCGGCTCGAGTTCTTCGTGCCGCCCAAG GCCTCCAGGCCCAAGGTCAGCATCCCTCTCTCGGCCATCATCGAGGTCCGCACGACTATGCCCCTGGAGATGCCAGAAAAAGACAATACGTTTGTGCTCAAG gtcgAGAACGGAGCTGAGTATATCCTGGAGACCATTGACTCACTGCAGAAGCACTCATGGGTGGCTGATATCCAGGGCTGCGTGGACCCCGG GGACAGTGAGGAAGACGCCGAGCTGTCCTGCACCCGGGGAGGCTGCCTGGCCAGCCGAGTGGCCTCCTGCAGCTGTGAGCTGCTGACAGACG CAGCGGACCTGCCCCGGCCCCCAGAGACAACAGCAGCCGTGGTGACAGCGCCACACAGCAGAGCCCGCGATGGCGTTGGGGAGTCCCTGGTCCATGTCCCGCTGGAGACCTTCCTGGAGACACTGGAGTCCTCGGGTGGCGGCGGCAGGGACAGCAATAATACAG gggaggagggagcggaGCTGGAGCCGGAGGCTGAGCCTGAGCTGGAGCTCTCGGACTACCCCTGGTTCCACGGGACGTTGTCACGGGTGAGGGCAGCTCAGCTGGTGCTAGCAGGCGGGCCCCGGAGCCACGGCCTCTTCGTGATCCGCCAGAGTGAGACTCGGCCTGGGGAGTACGTGCTGACCTTCAACTTCCAGGGCAAGGCCAAG CACCTGCGCCTGTCCTTGAATAGCCACGGGCAGTGCCACGTACAGCACCTGTGGTTCCAGTCCGTGCTTGACATGCTGCGCCACTTCCACACCCACCCGATCCCACTGGAGTCCGGCGGCTCTGCAGATATCACCCTCCGCAGCTATGTGCGGGCCCAGGGCCCCGCACCCG CCCCGGGGCCCTCGGCCAGCGCCGCGCCCGCGCCCCCCGCCTGCTGGAGCGAGCCGGCCGGCCAGCACTACTTCTCCAGCCTGGCCGCGGCCGCCTGCCCGCCCGCCTCGCCCTCGGAGGCGGGCGGCGCCTCGTCCTCGTCCGCCTCGTCGTCCTCGGCCGCGTCCGCGCCggccgccccgcgccccgccgaCGGCCCGCTGAGCGCGCGCAGCCGCAGCAACAGCGCCGAGCGCCTCCTGGAGGCGGGGGGCGGCGGCGCCGACGAGCCCCCGGAGGCCGCGCCGGGCGAAGGAGCGCGGGGCCACACGCGCGCCGTCGAGAACCAGTATTCCTTCTACTAG
- the SH2B2 gene encoding SH2B adapter protein 2 isoform X2 — MTAHRQSSTHYPEPAAGGCDGTGAMNGPAPGPAAAPAPAPVPDWRQFCELHAQAAAVDFAHKFCRFLRDNPAYDTPDAGASFSRHFAANFLDVFGEEVRRVLVAGPAPRGAAEPPDAMEPEPAGPAAIKAAAYGHSRSSEDVSTQAAAKARVRKGFSLRNMSLCVVDGVRDMWHRRASPEPDAGAGPRAAEPPAEPRDKWTRRLRLSRTLAAKVELVDIQREGALRFMVADDAAAGPGGTAQWQKCRLLLRRAVAGERFRLEFFVPPKASRPKVSIPLSAIIEVRTTMPLEMPEKDNTFVLKVENGAEYILETIDSLQKHSWVADIQGCVDPGDSEEDAELSCTRGGCLASRVASCSCELLTDADLPRPPETTAAVVTAPHSRARDGVGESLVHVPLETFLETLESSGGGGRDSNNTGEEGAELEPEAEPELELSDYPWFHGTLSRVRAAQLVLAGGPRSHGLFVIRQSETRPGEYVLTFNFQGKAKHLRLSLNSHGQCHVQHLWFQSVLDMLRHFHTHPIPLESGGSADITLRSYVRAQGPAPAPGPSASAAPAPPACWSEPAGQHYFSSLAAAACPPASPSEAGGASSSSASSSSAASAPAAPRPADGPLSARSRSNSAERLLEAGGGGADEPPEAAPGEGARGHTRAVENQYSFY; from the exons CCGCAGGGGGCTGCGATGGGACGGGAGCCATGAATGgtcccgcccccggccccgccgccgcccccgcccccgccccggtccCCGACTGGCGGCAGTTCTGCGAGCTGCACGCGCAGGCGGCCGCCGTGGACTTCGCGCACAAGTTCTGCCGCTTTCTGCGGGACAACCCGGCCTACGACACGCCCGACGCCGGGGCCTCCTTCTCCCGCCACTTCGCCGCCAACTTCCTGGACGTCTTCGGCGAGGAGGTGCGCCGCGTGCTGGTGGCCGGGCCCGCGCCGCGGGGGGCAGCTGAGCCCCCCGACGCCATGGAGCCGGAGCCGGCGGGGCCCGCGGCGATCAAGGCGGCCGCCTACGGCCACTCGCGGAGCTCGGAGGACGTGTCGACGCAGGCGGCGGCCAAGGCCCGCGTCCGCAAGGGCTTCTCGCTGCGCAACATGAGCCTGTGCGTGGTAGACGGTGTGCGCGACATGTGGCACCGGCGCGCCTCGCCCGAGCCCGACGCGGGCGCCGGCCCGCGGGCCGCCGAGCCCCCTGCCGAGCCGCGCGACAAGTGGACGCGGCGCCTGCGGCTGTCGCGGACGCTGGCGGCCAAGGTGGAGCTGGTGGACATCCAACGCGAGGGCGCGCTGCGCTTTATGGTGGCGGACGACGCGGCCGCGGGCCCGGGCGGCACGGCCCAATGGCAGAAGTGTCGGCTGCTCCTGCGCAGGGCGGTGGCCGGCGAGCGCTTCCGGCTCGAGTTCTTCGTGCCGCCCAAG GCCTCCAGGCCCAAGGTCAGCATCCCTCTCTCGGCCATCATCGAGGTCCGCACGACTATGCCCCTGGAGATGCCAGAAAAAGACAATACGTTTGTGCTCAAG gtcgAGAACGGAGCTGAGTATATCCTGGAGACCATTGACTCACTGCAGAAGCACTCATGGGTGGCTGATATCCAGGGCTGCGTGGACCCCGG GGACAGTGAGGAAGACGCCGAGCTGTCCTGCACCCGGGGAGGCTGCCTGGCCAGCCGAGTGGCCTCCTGCAGCTGTGAGCTGCTGACAGACG CGGACCTGCCCCGGCCCCCAGAGACAACAGCAGCCGTGGTGACAGCGCCACACAGCAGAGCCCGCGATGGCGTTGGGGAGTCCCTGGTCCATGTCCCGCTGGAGACCTTCCTGGAGACACTGGAGTCCTCGGGTGGCGGCGGCAGGGACAGCAATAATACAG gggaggagggagcggaGCTGGAGCCGGAGGCTGAGCCTGAGCTGGAGCTCTCGGACTACCCCTGGTTCCACGGGACGTTGTCACGGGTGAGGGCAGCTCAGCTGGTGCTAGCAGGCGGGCCCCGGAGCCACGGCCTCTTCGTGATCCGCCAGAGTGAGACTCGGCCTGGGGAGTACGTGCTGACCTTCAACTTCCAGGGCAAGGCCAAG CACCTGCGCCTGTCCTTGAATAGCCACGGGCAGTGCCACGTACAGCACCTGTGGTTCCAGTCCGTGCTTGACATGCTGCGCCACTTCCACACCCACCCGATCCCACTGGAGTCCGGCGGCTCTGCAGATATCACCCTCCGCAGCTATGTGCGGGCCCAGGGCCCCGCACCCG CCCCGGGGCCCTCGGCCAGCGCCGCGCCCGCGCCCCCCGCCTGCTGGAGCGAGCCGGCCGGCCAGCACTACTTCTCCAGCCTGGCCGCGGCCGCCTGCCCGCCCGCCTCGCCCTCGGAGGCGGGCGGCGCCTCGTCCTCGTCCGCCTCGTCGTCCTCGGCCGCGTCCGCGCCggccgccccgcgccccgccgaCGGCCCGCTGAGCGCGCGCAGCCGCAGCAACAGCGCCGAGCGCCTCCTGGAGGCGGGGGGCGGCGGCGCCGACGAGCCCCCGGAGGCCGCGCCGGGCGAAGGAGCGCGGGGCCACACGCGCGCCGTCGAGAACCAGTATTCCTTCTACTAG